Proteins co-encoded in one Aspergillus flavus chromosome 2, complete sequence genomic window:
- a CDS encoding F-box domain protein — protein sequence MAYDCYCAICGVSFTGMHIESPSETAIERRRRWIEKRCRALEAGQDISQISTEENDAPVRSYDPRLVDTDNISWLYKAYCLGSNPPSGTSKTNKAFIAGPGYYADIGELVVKPGNDQYQPSSRKTFMCYDEGTEDAAGPVLPFHWSCFEILTRVLTGSTEISRVNLNALYGVMSALTNHSSLHLSYGNDISRSQGRYWECIPGAEYCAKNPTDTPMVDELFQNLSTDSKFKRPSLEIELRERRPTDPFGQLPLEIAQQICMFLPGDSLKALAQASLSVQMITQDNSFWKRFMQWDMPWLWEFQTLQNQKDVNYKSLYLWLNKMTTPRYGMDDLNLMGVANRRRVWGVCEQLASRYNKTTGQAPAEAMKWGRD from the exons ATGGCGTACGATTGTTACTGCGCAATCTGCGGTGTTAGCTTCACCGGCATGCACATCGAGTCCCCGTCGGAAACCGCGATCGAACGACGAAGACGGTGGATTGAGAAGAGATGTCGGGCGCTCGAGGCCGGCCAGGACATCAGCCAAATTTCTACCGAAGAAAATGATGCCCCCGTGCGCAGCTACGACCCTCGTTTAGTCGACACCGATAACATCTCCTGGCTCTACAAGGCATACTGCCTGGGATCGAATCCTCCCTCCGGTACTTCGAAGACGAACAA AGCGTTTATTGCTGGTCCGGGATATTATGCGGATATT GGAGAACTAGTGGTGAAACCCGGCAATG ATCAATATCAGCCGTCGTCCCGGAAAACCTTCATGTG TTATGACGAGGGAACCGAAGACGCAGCCGGCCCAGTCCTCCCATTCCATTGGAGCTGTTTCGAAATCTTGACCCGAGTCCTCACGGGTTCCACCGAGATCAGCCGTGTCAACCTCAACGCTCTTTACGGTGTCATGTCCGCTTTGACCAACCATTCCTCGTTGCATCTGAGCTACGGAAACGATATTTCACGGTCACAGGGCCGTTACTGGGAATGCATTCCTGGTGCAGAG TACTGTGCCAAGAACCCAACAGATACCCCCATGGTCGACGAGCTTTTCCAAAACCTGAGCACGGATAGTAAATTTAAGCGCCCTTCGCTAGAGATTGAGCTCCGGGAACGACGCCCCACCGATCCATTTGGCCAACTACCTCTCGAGATCGCACAGCAGATTTGCATGTTTTTGCCCGGAGATTCGCTGAAAGCTCTTGCTCAAGCTTCTCTCAGTGTTCAAATGATCACCCAGGATAACTCGTTCTGGAAGCGTTTTATGCAGTGGGACATGCCGTGGCTCTGGGAATTCCAGACGCTCCAGAATCAAAAGGACGTCAACTACAAATCACTTTACCTGTGGCTGAACAAAATGACCACTCCACGGTACGGCATGGACGATTTGAACCTCATGGGCGTTGCCAACCGCAGACGCGTCTGGGGCGTGTGCGAACAACTTGCAAGCCGGTACAACAAAACCACCGGCCAGGCGCCCGCTGAAGCGATGAAATGGGGTCGCGATTAA